The following coding sequences lie in one Jonesia denitrificans DSM 20603 genomic window:
- a CDS encoding TIGR02391 family protein, which yields MTGINVEWALGELDKFIQQTVMTNDSFAGNGVAYFSNKSSTAAADAEVAQQAQVVEKIFDRVVPSWRTDIELRKSNRWTRHREAAIRAKAELERQEEIRKNLGDDAPELSAAKLHPWVWDGASSLWQSGHFREAVEGAIRKLNAETQNKLGRRNVSETDLFNQAFSEQAPAAGKPRLYRMKNDGSSTFKSVQRGARTFAEGVFAGIRNPLAHEVVQEMPEQQALEYLAALSVLARWVDESTLEVAS from the coding sequence ATGACAGGGATCAATGTCGAGTGGGCTCTTGGTGAGCTGGACAAGTTCATCCAGCAGACGGTGATGACCAACGATAGCTTCGCCGGTAATGGTGTTGCATACTTCTCCAACAAGTCCAGCACTGCGGCCGCGGATGCTGAGGTGGCGCAGCAGGCACAGGTCGTGGAGAAGATCTTTGACCGGGTCGTGCCGAGCTGGCGTACTGACATCGAGCTACGTAAGAGCAACCGTTGGACGCGGCATCGTGAGGCGGCTATTCGCGCGAAGGCAGAGCTGGAGCGTCAGGAGGAGATCCGCAAGAACCTCGGTGACGATGCTCCCGAGCTGTCGGCTGCGAAGCTGCATCCGTGGGTCTGGGACGGCGCGTCGTCGCTGTGGCAGTCAGGACACTTCCGTGAGGCTGTCGAGGGAGCGATCCGCAAGCTGAATGCCGAGACGCAGAACAAGCTCGGTCGTCGCAACGTCAGCGAGACGGATCTCTTCAACCAGGCATTCAGCGAGCAGGCACCTGCGGCGGGTAAGCCCCGTCTCTACCGGATGAAGAACGATGGCAGCAGCACGTTCAAGTCAGTGCAGCGCGGCGCTCGGACGTTTGCCGAGGGTGTGTTTGCTGGTATCCGTAACCCGCTTGCTCATGAGGTCGTCCAGGAGATGCCGGAGCAGCAAGCTCTGGAGTACTTGGCTGCACTGAGTGTGCTGGCGCGCTGGGTGGATGAATCGACGTTAGAGGTTGCATCGTGA
- a CDS encoding type I restriction endonuclease subunit R gives MSVFNENTVELAALEYFAELGYRTLHGPDIAPGEPGAERDSYEEVFLWGRLRDAIRRINPGTSPALVDEAIKRVRRAESQSPIDENYRLHQLITEGVPVEHRDADGALRTTRLWLVDFERPENNDWVAINQFTIVENGKNRRPDVLVLVNGLPLALLELKNPTAEHATLKSAWNQVQTYRQDIPSVFVPNAVTVITDGTSAAMSSYAGAFEHYAPWKTIEGREVVSDGPALEVLIKGVFEPKRFLDLLQNFIVFSDETATDKATGQPTRLLVKRVAKYHQYWAVNAAVESTVQASRPDGDRRGGVVWHTQGSGKSFEMVFYAAKIMRDSRMANPTLVFITDRNDLDDQLFGETFAPARILPETPVQATTRTDLRSKLKRASGGIVFTTLQKFAPGEDGDANPVLTDRCNVVVVADEAHRSQYGFGETLDRHGRLRAGLAKHMRDALPGATYLGFTGTPIESGDKSTRSVFGDYVDVYDLTRAVEDGATVKIFYESRLAKIDLSDDDLAALDELADEITETVEEDAATAAKSRWSRLEAIVGADSRLDLIARDIVEHWEKRREALFGKGMIVTMSRRIAVRLYEKIVALRPDWHSDDPAKGKIKVVMTGSAADPAEFQPHIYPKDVRKDLKLRAKNPDDELELVIVRDMWLTGFDAPSMHTMYVDKTMQGAGLMQAIARVNRTFRDKPGGLIVDYIGVFANLQAALQEYSPSDRDQAGVPIDEMVAVMLEKHDIIRGLLHGVDYDSSPTLTASQRLAEYAKVLDFVMADPDRTKRFNDQVLALAKAFALAGARDEAAAIRDDVRLFTDVRAAILKIQNPDSGRGGSGAVEIDTALGQLLNEAVAANQVVDIYKLAGVETPELSILSDEFLDSLADKDKPNLQMGLLRRLLNDQIRTVQRTNLVQARKFSELLDEAINRYTNRSLTTAEIIAELVKLAKQMRDDQKRNEELGLSAAEVALYDAIAQNDAAVMHMGDETLKKIAVDLVWAVRTSVVIDWDQKESVRAAMRSKVRRLLAKYDYPPDAEKKAIELVLEQAELFARGGAE, from the coding sequence GTGAGCGTGTTCAACGAGAACACTGTCGAGCTGGCGGCGTTGGAGTACTTCGCGGAGCTGGGCTACCGCACGCTGCATGGGCCGGATATCGCTCCTGGTGAGCCGGGAGCGGAGCGCGACTCCTATGAGGAGGTGTTCTTGTGGGGGCGTCTGCGTGATGCGATCAGGCGGATCAATCCGGGGACTTCTCCTGCCCTTGTCGATGAGGCGATCAAGCGGGTGCGTCGGGCGGAATCGCAAAGCCCGATCGACGAGAACTACCGGCTGCACCAGCTCATCACGGAGGGTGTGCCTGTCGAGCATCGGGATGCAGACGGTGCGCTGCGGACGACGCGGTTGTGGCTGGTCGACTTCGAGCGCCCCGAGAACAACGACTGGGTGGCGATTAATCAGTTCACGATCGTCGAGAACGGCAAGAACCGTCGGCCGGACGTGCTGGTGCTGGTCAACGGTCTCCCACTGGCCCTGCTGGAGTTGAAGAACCCGACGGCGGAGCACGCGACGCTGAAGTCGGCGTGGAACCAGGTGCAGACGTACCGGCAGGACATCCCGTCGGTGTTCGTGCCGAATGCCGTGACGGTGATCACGGACGGCACCTCGGCGGCGATGAGCAGCTACGCAGGCGCGTTCGAGCACTACGCCCCGTGGAAGACCATCGAGGGCCGCGAGGTGGTCAGCGACGGCCCGGCGCTTGAGGTGCTTATCAAGGGGGTGTTCGAGCCGAAGCGGTTCCTCGATCTGTTGCAGAACTTCATCGTCTTCAGCGACGAGACCGCGACCGACAAGGCCACCGGGCAGCCGACGCGGTTGCTCGTGAAGCGTGTGGCGAAGTACCACCAGTACTGGGCGGTGAACGCGGCGGTCGAGTCGACCGTGCAGGCGTCCCGTCCGGACGGCGATCGTCGTGGTGGTGTGGTCTGGCATACCCAAGGTTCGGGCAAGAGCTTCGAGATGGTCTTCTATGCCGCGAAGATCATGCGCGATTCCCGGATGGCGAATCCGACGCTGGTGTTCATCACTGACCGCAACGACCTGGACGACCAGCTCTTCGGGGAGACGTTCGCCCCGGCACGCATCCTGCCGGAGACCCCGGTGCAGGCCACAACGCGTACTGACCTGCGCTCGAAGTTGAAGCGTGCATCGGGTGGCATCGTCTTCACGACGCTGCAGAAGTTCGCTCCCGGTGAGGACGGCGATGCCAACCCGGTGCTGACGGATCGTTGCAACGTCGTCGTCGTGGCCGATGAGGCGCATCGCAGCCAGTACGGCTTCGGCGAGACGCTGGACCGTCATGGCCGCTTGCGCGCAGGTCTGGCGAAGCACATGCGAGATGCTTTGCCTGGTGCTACCTACCTCGGCTTCACCGGTACACCGATCGAGTCAGGTGACAAGTCCACCCGCTCGGTGTTCGGTGACTACGTCGACGTCTATGACCTCACGCGTGCGGTCGAGGACGGAGCGACGGTGAAGATATTCTATGAGTCACGTCTCGCCAAGATCGACCTGTCTGACGATGACCTTGCCGCGCTCGACGAACTGGCGGACGAGATCACCGAGACCGTCGAGGAGGACGCAGCGACGGCGGCGAAGTCCCGTTGGTCGCGTCTGGAAGCCATCGTCGGCGCCGACTCACGCCTCGACCTCATCGCCCGGGACATCGTCGAGCACTGGGAGAAGCGGCGCGAGGCGCTGTTCGGCAAGGGCATGATCGTCACGATGAGCCGCCGGATCGCGGTGCGGCTCTACGAGAAGATCGTCGCGCTTCGCCCTGACTGGCATTCGGACGATCCCGCCAAGGGCAAGATAAAAGTCGTCATGACCGGCTCGGCAGCGGACCCCGCCGAGTTCCAGCCACACATCTATCCCAAGGACGTCCGCAAGGATCTCAAGCTCCGGGCGAAGAACCCCGATGACGAGCTCGAACTCGTCATCGTCCGCGACATGTGGCTGACCGGCTTCGACGCGCCGTCCATGCACACGATGTACGTCGACAAGACCATGCAGGGTGCCGGGCTCATGCAGGCCATCGCCCGCGTCAATCGCACCTTCCGGGACAAGCCCGGCGGGCTCATCGTCGACTACATCGGCGTGTTCGCGAACCTCCAGGCGGCGCTCCAGGAGTACTCGCCCTCCGACCGTGACCAGGCCGGCGTACCGATCGACGAGATGGTCGCCGTCATGCTGGAGAAGCACGACATCATCCGGGGACTGCTGCACGGCGTCGACTACGACTCCTCGCCGACACTCACTGCTTCCCAGCGCCTGGCGGAGTACGCCAAGGTGCTCGACTTCGTCATGGCCGACCCCGACCGCACGAAGCGCTTCAACGACCAGGTGCTGGCGCTAGCCAAGGCGTTCGCGCTGGCTGGAGCGCGCGACGAGGCCGCGGCTATCCGCGACGATGTGCGGCTATTCACCGACGTGCGTGCAGCCATCTTGAAGATCCAGAACCCCGACTCCGGTCGTGGCGGCTCCGGCGCTGTCGAGATCGACACCGCGCTGGGGCAGCTGCTCAACGAGGCGGTAGCCGCCAACCAGGTCGTCGACATCTACAAGCTCGCCGGTGTTGAGACACCAGAGCTGTCGATCCTGAGCGACGAGTTCCTCGACTCGCTCGCGGACAAGGACAAGCCCAACCTGCAGATGGGGTTGCTGCGTCGGCTCCTCAACGACCAGATCCGTACTGTACAGCGCACCAACCTTGTGCAGGCACGGAAGTTCTCCGAACTGCTCGACGAGGCGATCAATCGGTATACGAACCGGTCGCTGACGACTGCGGAGATCATCGCTGAACTGGTGAAGCTTGCCAAGCAGATGCGCGACGACCAGAAGCGTAACGAGGAGCTGGGGCTTTCTGCCGCGGAGGTCGCGCTGTACGACGCGATCGCCCAGAACGACGCCGCGGTCATGCACATGGGCGATGAGACATTGAAGAAGATCGCTGTCGACCTCGTCTGGGCTGTCCGTACCAGCGTTGTCATCGACTGGGATCAGAAGGAGAGCGTCCGCGCCGCGATGCGCTCGAAGGTGCGACGCCTGCTTGCCAAGTACGACTACCCACCTGATGCCGAGAAGAAGGCCATCGAGTTGGTGCTCGAACAAGCCGAACTGTTCGCGCGTGGAGGAGCAGAGTAA
- a CDS encoding ATP-binding protein encodes MAGEENGGEFESRMDGIFIKVIDVVEDGHVFFCRLPNGGSSRFSFPQPVDLNRGDVIFVNEDQQWFPAPNTAWPDDSSVGVVRKILYDRNKIVVETSGGGMRILSGPQAIEVEPGNTIQYTEIDGVVDVVSKTPIRYRETGVDEDLAAYIVKPGEPPLTFDALGGYDEVKARAKELIETQLGRAGELKAIGAKPVKGVLFTGAPGTGKTHLARIIADVSGAVFYQVSGPSIVSKWVGDSEETLRRLFEDAAKRECAIIFFDEIDSIAARRSSDSNGESKRVVAQLLTLLDGFKPDSNVIVIAATNRVEDIDEALLRPGRFDWEIAFDLPTERDRLEILKMKAGELQVGDELPIDDLARATDGWSGAMLTAIWTEAALLAAGDQRSKIADEDLAIAFERVRSRPMHARTDGTNGS; translated from the coding sequence ATGGCTGGCGAGGAAAACGGCGGAGAGTTCGAGTCCAGGATGGATGGAATCTTCATCAAGGTGATCGACGTCGTCGAGGACGGCCACGTCTTCTTTTGTCGCCTTCCCAATGGCGGCAGCAGTCGGTTTTCTTTCCCGCAGCCGGTCGATCTGAACCGTGGGGACGTCATTTTTGTGAATGAAGATCAGCAATGGTTTCCGGCCCCAAACACGGCGTGGCCCGACGACAGCAGTGTCGGTGTAGTTAGGAAGATTCTCTACGACAGGAATAAGATCGTTGTCGAAACGAGTGGTGGTGGCATGCGCATCCTGAGCGGGCCGCAGGCCATCGAGGTCGAACCTGGCAATACGATTCAATATACGGAAATTGACGGGGTCGTGGATGTCGTCTCAAAAACTCCCATCCGCTACCGAGAAACAGGAGTGGATGAGGATCTCGCAGCGTACATCGTCAAGCCCGGAGAGCCGCCCCTTACCTTCGACGCCCTCGGCGGATACGACGAAGTTAAGGCGCGGGCGAAGGAACTGATCGAGACACAGCTTGGTCGAGCTGGCGAGTTGAAGGCAATCGGCGCAAAGCCCGTGAAAGGAGTTCTGTTCACAGGTGCACCCGGCACGGGGAAGACACACCTTGCGCGAATCATCGCGGATGTATCAGGGGCAGTGTTCTACCAAGTGAGTGGTCCGTCTATCGTGAGCAAGTGGGTCGGCGACAGCGAGGAGACGCTCCGGCGGCTCTTTGAGGACGCTGCTAAACGAGAGTGCGCCATCATCTTCTTTGACGAGATCGACAGTATCGCCGCGCGTCGGAGCTCGGATTCCAATGGTGAGTCGAAACGAGTGGTTGCCCAGCTCCTGACGCTGCTTGACGGATTCAAGCCTGACAGCAACGTGATCGTTATCGCCGCGACGAACCGAGTAGAGGATATTGACGAGGCACTCCTACGCCCTGGCCGTTTTGACTGGGAGATTGCGTTCGACCTCCCCACAGAGCGCGACCGCCTTGAGATCCTCAAGATGAAGGCCGGTGAGCTTCAGGTGGGAGATGAGCTTCCGATCGACGACCTCGCTCGCGCGACTGACGGTTGGTCGGGTGCGATGTTGACCGCGATCTGGACTGAGGCGGCACTCCTTGCGGCTGGCGATCAGCGTTCAAAGATCGCGGACGAGGATCTCGCGATCGCCTTCGAGCGCGTGCGCTCTCGTCCTATGCACGCCAGAACGGATGGTACGAATGGCTCTTAA
- a CDS encoding helix-turn-helix domain-containing protein, whose protein sequence is MNAWKHEAGLTCSHVSPALCVVGLGSDHYKEWRPLLAYRAGCPPQLHLPIEQQLEVVELYKAGVSVKEIAERFHIHRATVSEICKRRCVPPRNESRGLTREQVQGAALRYVQGASLATVAKEFGSTPTTIRTALMAVGIEMRPARGGKGKQASGG, encoded by the coding sequence GTGAATGCGTGGAAACACGAAGCGGGGCTGACATGTTCCCATGTCAGCCCCGCTTTATGTGTGGTGGGCCTCGGCAGCGACCATTACAAAGAATGGCGGCCTCTGTTGGCCTACAGAGCGGGCTGCCCGCCCCAGCTGCACCTGCCGATCGAGCAGCAGCTCGAAGTTGTTGAGCTGTACAAGGCTGGCGTCTCGGTCAAGGAGATCGCTGAGCGCTTCCACATCCACCGCGCCACGGTCAGCGAGATCTGCAAGCGCAGGTGCGTTCCGCCCCGCAACGAGAGCCGAGGACTGACACGGGAGCAGGTACAGGGCGCCGCGCTCCGGTATGTCCAGGGTGCGTCGCTCGCGACAGTCGCGAAGGAGTTCGGCTCGACTCCAACAACCATCCGCACGGCGCTGATGGCAGTCGGCATCGAAATGCGTCCAGCGCGCGGCGGGAAGGGGAAGCAAGCGAGCGGTGGCTGA
- a CDS encoding low molecular weight phosphatase family protein yields MYSLIEGSNPMAAALMRQVAGDSVSVASAGTKPGDTLNGLAVESLEAVGASVEGERPKLLTEGMMQAADRMIVLGEEAQLPQVDGVTVERWITDEPSERGIDGRERMDLVRDDIATRVQALTDALTRL; encoded by the coding sequence GTGTATTCCCTCATTGAGGGCTCGAACCCTATGGCGGCTGCGCTCATGCGTCAGGTTGCCGGTGATTCGGTGTCAGTGGCCTCTGCGGGCACTAAGCCTGGTGACACGCTCAACGGGTTGGCCGTGGAGTCATTGGAGGCCGTGGGAGCTTCAGTTGAGGGGGAGCGCCCGAAGCTCTTGACAGAGGGCATGATGCAAGCGGCTGACCGGATGATTGTCCTTGGCGAGGAAGCGCAGCTTCCCCAAGTGGATGGTGTCACGGTGGAACGGTGGATCACCGACGAACCCTCAGAACGTGGCATTGACGGGCGTGAACGAATGGACCTGGTGCGTGACGACATTGCCACCCGGGTGCAAGCGCTGACCGATGCGCTCACCCGCCTGTGA
- a CDS encoding LCP family protein gives MSENFPFPQSNANSEGSATSGDSSRGGGRRFAHAPTNNRRRWPLVLLWTVVAVILIGGGAAAWYGFTLNNSFNKAEKIAPEEIFPEETDRPAEVERPEGASDDAQNILLLGSDTRGEVGDDLEDIRGQRSDTIMVVHIPADRDNVQVMSIMRDNWVEIPGHGMNKINAAMSLGGVPLLVQTVEGIIDVRIDHVAIVDFEGFKGMTDALGGVTINNPRAFSSRGATFPEGEITLNGDDALKFVRDRYSFADGDYTRVANQQLYIKGVVSKLMSRDTLTSPGKIADVVDEIAPYLTIDAGMDTGYIAKLGLSMRDVRGDNISFFTSPTLGTGREGAQSVVRPDWDELAIVAEHFRTDTLDEYAE, from the coding sequence GTGAGTGAGAACTTCCCCTTCCCCCAGTCCAATGCCAATTCCGAGGGTTCCGCTACCTCGGGCGACTCGTCTCGTGGGGGCGGGCGGCGATTTGCACACGCTCCAACGAACAACCGCCGCCGGTGGCCGCTGGTGCTGCTGTGGACGGTTGTTGCGGTGATCCTTATTGGTGGGGGAGCGGCAGCCTGGTATGGGTTCACACTGAACAACTCCTTCAATAAGGCGGAAAAGATCGCCCCGGAGGAGATCTTCCCTGAAGAAACAGACCGTCCTGCTGAGGTGGAACGCCCTGAGGGTGCGAGTGATGACGCACAAAATATTCTGCTTCTTGGGTCTGACACGCGAGGCGAGGTCGGTGATGACCTGGAAGACATTCGCGGCCAACGTTCAGACACCATCATGGTGGTCCACATCCCTGCTGACCGGGACAACGTGCAGGTCATGTCGATTATGCGTGACAACTGGGTGGAGATCCCAGGGCATGGCATGAATAAAATCAATGCGGCGATGTCCTTGGGTGGGGTTCCGCTCCTTGTGCAAACCGTGGAGGGAATCATCGATGTGCGTATTGACCACGTGGCGATCGTTGACTTTGAAGGGTTCAAGGGGATGACGGACGCGTTGGGGGGCGTCACGATCAATAATCCGCGCGCCTTTTCCAGCCGTGGTGCCACGTTCCCGGAGGGGGAGATCACCCTCAACGGTGATGATGCGTTGAAATTTGTGCGCGACCGGTATTCGTTTGCGGACGGGGATTACACGCGTGTGGCGAACCAACAGTTGTACATCAAGGGTGTGGTGTCGAAGTTGATGTCCAGGGATACGTTGACCAGCCCAGGCAAGATCGCTGACGTTGTTGATGAGATCGCACCGTACCTCACTATTGATGCAGGTATGGATACTGGGTATATCGCGAAGCTGGGATTGTCGATGCGCGACGTCCGCGGCGACAACATTTCGTTCTTCACGTCCCCAACGTTGGGTACGGGCCGCGAAGGCGCCCAGTCTGTGGTGCGCCCCGACTGGGACGAACTTGCGATCGTTGCCGAACACTTCCGCACGGACACGCTCGACGAATACGCTGAGTAA
- a CDS encoding ABC transporter ATP-binding protein, with protein MITFTDVTKRYPGGTFAAHNVTFTVPAGSTTALVGPSGAGKTTLLRMVNRMVDPDSGTITVNGRNIHDSDPVRLRRSIGYVLQEGGLLPHRNVLDNVALVAKLGGASTKESKERALHHLGLVGIEGAMVRRYPHQLSGGQQQRVGVARALVGGADVLLMDEPFGAVDPMIRRDLQSETRRLQRDLGKTVLLVTHDIDEAFVLADQIIVLRQGGVVAQQGSPAELLGQPADDFVADLVGLTSGQRDLHVVEEHGVRLVRDSHGRFLGRVHA; from the coding sequence ATGATCACTTTCACTGATGTGACAAAACGCTACCCGGGCGGTACCTTCGCCGCGCACAACGTCACCTTCACTGTCCCCGCTGGCAGCACCACAGCGCTTGTTGGGCCCTCTGGTGCCGGAAAAACAACTCTGCTCCGCATGGTCAACCGTATGGTGGACCCTGACTCCGGCACCATCACCGTCAACGGACGGAACATTCACGACTCGGACCCAGTCCGATTGCGGCGGTCCATCGGGTACGTGTTGCAAGAAGGGGGCCTACTGCCGCACCGTAACGTCCTGGACAACGTGGCGCTTGTGGCGAAGTTGGGTGGCGCATCGACAAAAGAATCCAAGGAACGGGCGCTGCACCACCTGGGATTAGTGGGAATTGAAGGTGCGATGGTTCGCCGGTACCCCCACCAGCTCTCGGGTGGTCAGCAGCAGCGTGTGGGGGTGGCCCGGGCGCTGGTCGGAGGCGCTGATGTGTTGTTGATGGATGAACCATTTGGTGCGGTTGACCCCATGATTCGCCGTGATTTGCAATCCGAAACCCGCCGCTTACAGCGGGATTTGGGGAAAACTGTTTTGCTGGTCACGCACGACATTGACGAGGCATTTGTGCTCGCTGACCAGATCATTGTGTTGCGGCAAGGTGGGGTGGTCGCACAGCAGGGCTCGCCAGCTGAGTTGCTGGGGCAACCAGCTGACGATTTTGTTGCGGACCTTGTTGGTCTGACCTCAGGCCAGCGGGACCTTCACGTGGTGGAGGAACACGGGGTGCGGCTTGTGCGGGATTCGCATGGCCGGTTCTTGGGTCGGGTTCACGCGTGA
- a CDS encoding ABC transporter permease, whose amino-acid sequence MTWLSQSWGLIGDLTLAHVWMTVQVTVFTVVIAVPLARLSIMNRWARGGGVAAASALYAVPSLALFMIIPVVVGIPLRSPANVVIVLTLYGVAVMWRSCVDALTTLPGHIVDASRAVGFTGWQIFWRVELPLAAPVLLAALRVVLASTMSLITVGAVLGVPSLGLLFTDGFQRGIVAEVLTGIVVVLGVAWVLDRAVVALGGWLMPWHAAERGHAGGHSR is encoded by the coding sequence GTGACGTGGCTGTCCCAGTCGTGGGGCCTCATTGGTGACCTCACGCTCGCGCACGTGTGGATGACTGTGCAGGTCACCGTGTTCACTGTGGTCATTGCGGTGCCTCTTGCTCGGTTGAGCATTATGAACCGGTGGGCTCGTGGTGGTGGGGTTGCTGCGGCGAGTGCGTTGTATGCGGTGCCATCGTTGGCGTTGTTCATGATTATTCCGGTGGTTGTGGGTATTCCGTTGCGGTCACCGGCCAATGTGGTCATTGTGCTCACATTGTATGGGGTCGCGGTGATGTGGCGTTCGTGTGTGGATGCGTTGACCACGTTGCCTGGGCATATTGTCGATGCGTCGCGTGCGGTGGGTTTCACCGGGTGGCAGATTTTTTGGCGGGTGGAGTTGCCGTTGGCGGCGCCGGTGTTGCTTGCCGCGTTGCGTGTTGTGTTGGCGTCGACGATGTCGCTGATCACGGTGGGTGCAGTGTTGGGTGTGCCGTCGTTGGGGTTGTTGTTTACGGATGGTTTTCAGCGGGGCATTGTTGCTGAGGTCCTCACGGGCATTGTGGTGGTTCTTGGTGTCGCGTGGGTGTTAGATCGTGCGGTGGTGGCGTTGGGTGGCTGGTTGATGCCGTGGCATGCAGCGGAGAGGGGGCATGCTGGTGGACATTCTCGGTGA
- a CDS encoding ABC transporter permease, whose translation MLVDILGDAWGWLSTADHWVGPSGIGARLGEHLVVTCVVVVLAAVVSVPLGLWAGHSGRGGDVIVGLAGSARALPTLGLLTLAALLLGIGLVAPVIALTVLAIPPLLNATYAGVVSIRPSVTGAARAVGMSGRQLLAFVEIPLAAPHIVGGFRSATLQVIATATLAAYTSNTGLGRYIFSGLKTQDYGLLVAGSVLVIALALLVDAVFVWVHRLSARHMAGSVERRS comes from the coding sequence ATGCTGGTGGACATTCTCGGTGATGCGTGGGGGTGGTTGTCGACTGCGGACCATTGGGTGGGGCCGTCGGGTATTGGTGCCCGGTTGGGTGAGCATCTTGTGGTGACGTGTGTTGTTGTGGTGTTGGCTGCGGTGGTGTCTGTTCCGTTGGGGTTGTGGGCGGGGCATTCGGGGCGTGGTGGCGATGTGATTGTGGGGTTGGCGGGGTCTGCTCGGGCGTTGCCGACGTTGGGTTTGTTGACGTTGGCGGCGTTGTTGTTGGGGATTGGGTTGGTGGCTCCGGTTATTGCGTTGACGGTGTTGGCGATTCCGCCGTTGTTGAACGCCACGTATGCGGGTGTGGTGTCGATTCGTCCGTCTGTGACGGGGGCTGCGCGTGCGGTGGGGATGAGCGGGCGCCAGTTGTTGGCTTTTGTCGAGATCCCGTTGGCGGCCCCGCATATTGTGGGGGGTTTTCGTTCGGCGACATTGCAGGTGATTGCGACGGCGACGCTTGCCGCGTACACGTCGAACACGGGTCTTGGTCGGTACATTTTTTCGGGTTTGAAAACGCAGGATTATGGGCTGCTTGTGGCTGGTTCTGTGTTGGTGATTGCGTTGGCGTTGCTTGTCGATGCGGTGTTTGTGTGGGTCCACCGGTTGTCGGCCCGTCATATGGCGGGGTCCGTTGAGAGAAGGAGTTGA
- a CDS encoding ABC transporter substrate-binding protein codes for MKRSLLSVVALVGVGVLGACGSSDTFDVDPTQASGSGSSEAIVIGSQDYYSSEIIAETYAQALESHGYEVQRDFRIGQREIYMSDVESGKLDLFPEYTGPLLQYWQPDTEARLSEDVYEALVAAAPESISVLDQSPATDQDSYVVTQEFAQEYGLTTIADLAKVDEPLVLGGNSELETRPNGPSGLKEFYGVEVSFTPIEDGGGPLTVKALQDGDVQLAVIYTADPSIDRNNLVTLEDPEGLFLASHVVPLASDNVDADARAVINEISAAMSPEILRELNDRSITDQAPAETIARDWLTQTGLLAE; via the coding sequence ATGAAGCGGTCGTTGTTGTCTGTGGTGGCTCTTGTTGGTGTGGGTGTGTTGGGGGCGTGTGGCAGTAGTGACACGTTCGATGTTGACCCGACGCAGGCGTCAGGGTCGGGGTCTTCTGAGGCGATTGTCATTGGGTCTCAGGATTACTATTCGTCGGAGATCATTGCGGAGACGTATGCTCAGGCGTTGGAGTCTCACGGGTATGAGGTTCAGCGTGATTTCCGTATTGGTCAGCGTGAGATTTATATGAGTGATGTGGAAAGCGGGAAGCTAGATTTGTTCCCTGAGTACACGGGGCCGTTGTTGCAGTATTGGCAGCCTGATACTGAGGCGCGGTTAAGTGAGGATGTGTATGAGGCGTTGGTTGCTGCGGCTCCTGAGAGTATTTCGGTGTTGGACCAGTCCCCAGCCACAGATCAGGATTCGTATGTGGTGACGCAGGAGTTTGCGCAAGAGTATGGCTTGACGACAATCGCTGATTTGGCGAAGGTTGACGAACCGTTGGTGCTGGGGGGAAACAGTGAGTTGGAGACGCGCCCTAATGGTCCTTCTGGGTTGAAGGAGTTTTATGGCGTGGAGGTGTCGTTCACGCCTATTGAAGATGGTGGTGGCCCGTTAACGGTCAAGGCGTTGCAGGATGGCGACGTGCAGTTGGCTGTGATTTACACTGCTGATCCATCCATTGATCGCAACAATTTGGTGACGTTGGAGGACCCGGAGGGGTTGTTCCTTGCTTCGCATGTGGTGCCGTTGGCGTCGGACAACGTGGATGCGGATGCGCGGGCGGTGATTAACGAGATTTCTGCGGCGATGTCTCCGGAGATTCTGCGGGAACTCAATGACCGGTCCATTACGGATCAGGCTCCGGCGGAGACGATTGCCCGTGATTGGTTGACACAGACAGGTTTGCTCGCGGAATAA